The following proteins are co-located in the Micromonospora coriariae genome:
- a CDS encoding DUF5682 family protein — protein sequence MTDDSAADGPRAAVARLSDTGRVTLIGVRHHSPVLAAAIPALLDAAAPDAVLVELPADMQPWLTWLAHPDTQAPVALAAASGDEGGPLAFYPFADFSPELAALRWAQRRGVPAHCCDLPLSDPAWQERPAAVGPQVSGYADSVRATLTGRIGDDLWDRWVEAAAPGSPPEAVRRSALAVGWAIRNDAADGIGALDQRREAWMRQQIAETPGRLAVVVGAFHAPALTTPGHPAPTTPPTPDAEAPGRSPVISLVPYSFDLLDSRSGYPAGIRDPRWQQAVHDAHADPSTLAAHLRGFAVEITRHLRDQGHPTGPAEAAEITRLAHDLARLRNLPAAGRGELVEALQSVLAQGEPAGRGRAVAAAMQHTLIGQRRGHPCPDTPVCGLTPATTALLQQLRLPGPGDPSRTVRLDPLRIPLDQRREATLQRLLACQVPYAEPAETTTAETLTTRWRLHWQPGTDAGLAAASPHGVTLAQAAAGMLNTRRRREVTDGGPTAAQAVAGLARAAACGLPDAVDVRLTDLHTAVTGTATLAGLAAASQLLQRLHRGHIPATPSPPAGLDEHLTHLHAAAVRAIDGLAGSTDPGDARALLDLVRHADDSGHLLRLGHAVSRLARDGSPLMRGAAHAVQVLLGIAAPHEFGVVLASWTEMPAVECTDRLRGALSLAGALLEAGGDTLTPLLKTIDGWDDDHFIRRLPALRGGFDALSPADRDRVLDTVRHRIGDLDATVSVAPSLLADWLAVDQSGRQALTTLGLPPGRDNHTAEKSAPPPPPAEPRPAHRAHTLPAAQRWRLLLGRRPDDLPPHARRLATALDELYGSGRGEGSHTAAGHGGGRQPAYPQVRDWADDLEALFGAAVRDEVLARAAERGRADALLTIAPEDVRPSVELLHTVLALAGGLPEARLNRLRPLVARLVTELTAQLARQIRPALTGLATPRRTRRPTGRLDLGSTVHANLHTAHLDSDGAAQIRPERFVFRSRGRRSVDWQIILLVDVSGSMEPSTIWAALTASVLAGVTTLRTHFVTFSTEVVDLTDRVADPLSLLLEISVGGGTHIAAALRYARQIVTTPSRSLVVLVSDFEEGHPIGGLLAAVRALADDGVTLLGCASLDDRGQPRYSTAVAGQLVAAGMPIAALSPTELARWIGDQVR from the coding sequence GTGACTGACGACAGCGCAGCTGACGGCCCGCGCGCCGCCGTCGCACGTCTGAGCGACACCGGCCGCGTCACCCTGATCGGAGTGCGGCATCACTCGCCGGTGCTCGCCGCGGCGATCCCCGCCCTGCTGGACGCGGCCGCCCCGGACGCGGTGCTGGTCGAGTTGCCCGCCGACATGCAGCCGTGGCTGACCTGGTTGGCGCACCCCGACACCCAGGCGCCGGTCGCCCTGGCCGCCGCCAGCGGTGACGAGGGCGGACCGCTCGCCTTCTACCCGTTCGCCGACTTCTCCCCGGAGCTCGCCGCGCTGCGGTGGGCGCAACGGCGAGGCGTGCCAGCCCACTGCTGCGATCTGCCACTGAGCGACCCGGCGTGGCAGGAACGTCCGGCAGCCGTCGGACCGCAGGTGAGCGGGTACGCCGACAGCGTGCGGGCCACCCTGACCGGTCGGATTGGAGACGACCTGTGGGACCGCTGGGTCGAGGCGGCGGCCCCCGGCTCACCGCCCGAGGCGGTACGCCGGTCGGCGCTGGCAGTCGGCTGGGCAATTCGCAATGATGCCGCCGACGGCATCGGCGCCCTCGATCAGCGGCGCGAGGCGTGGATGCGGCAGCAGATCGCGGAGACCCCCGGCCGTCTCGCCGTCGTCGTCGGCGCCTTCCACGCCCCCGCCCTGACCACACCGGGACACCCAGCACCCACCACACCACCGACACCCGATGCCGAGGCGCCGGGACGTAGCCCGGTCATCTCCCTGGTGCCGTACTCGTTCGACCTGCTCGACTCGCGATCCGGCTATCCCGCAGGGATCCGCGACCCTCGCTGGCAGCAGGCTGTCCACGATGCTCACGCGGACCCCAGCACGCTGGCCGCCCACCTGCGCGGTTTCGCCGTCGAGATCACTCGGCACCTGCGGGACCAGGGACACCCCACGGGCCCGGCGGAGGCCGCCGAAATCACCCGGCTCGCCCACGACCTGGCCCGACTGCGGAACCTGCCCGCCGCCGGACGCGGTGAACTCGTCGAAGCACTGCAGTCCGTCCTCGCTCAGGGCGAACCGGCCGGCCGGGGCCGAGCGGTCGCCGCCGCGATGCAGCACACCCTGATCGGACAGCGCCGCGGTCACCCCTGCCCGGACACACCCGTCTGCGGGCTGACTCCCGCGACCACGGCTCTGCTACAGCAGCTGCGCCTGCCTGGCCCCGGTGACCCGTCCCGCACCGTTCGGCTTGATCCACTGCGTATCCCACTCGACCAGCGACGAGAGGCCACCCTGCAGCGACTGCTCGCCTGCCAGGTGCCCTACGCCGAGCCCGCAGAGACCACCACGGCCGAAACCCTCACCACCCGCTGGCGGCTGCACTGGCAGCCCGGCACCGACGCCGGGCTCGCCGCCGCCAGCCCACACGGTGTCACCCTCGCCCAAGCCGCCGCCGGCATGCTGAACACCCGGCGCCGCCGAGAGGTGACCGACGGAGGCCCCACCGCCGCACAAGCTGTCGCCGGGCTCGCCCGCGCCGCCGCCTGCGGACTACCCGACGCCGTCGACGTCCGCCTCACCGACCTGCACACCGCCGTGACCGGCACCGCCACCCTCGCCGGTCTCGCCGCCGCCAGCCAACTGCTCCAGCGGCTGCACCGGGGGCACATCCCCGCCACCCCGTCACCACCAGCCGGCCTCGACGAGCATCTGACACACCTGCACGCTGCGGCAGTCCGCGCCATTGACGGGCTCGCCGGATCCACCGACCCCGGGGACGCCCGCGCGCTGCTCGACCTTGTCCGGCACGCCGACGACAGCGGCCACCTGCTGCGCCTCGGCCACGCCGTCAGCCGCCTCGCCCGCGACGGATCACCGCTGATGCGGGGAGCGGCCCACGCCGTCCAGGTACTGCTCGGCATCGCCGCTCCCCACGAGTTCGGCGTGGTCCTGGCGTCCTGGACCGAGATGCCGGCCGTGGAATGCACCGACCGACTCCGCGGAGCGCTCAGCCTCGCCGGCGCCCTGCTCGAAGCCGGTGGGGACACACTGACCCCGCTGCTGAAGACCATCGACGGCTGGGACGACGACCACTTCATCCGCCGGCTGCCAGCGCTGCGCGGCGGCTTCGACGCGTTGAGCCCCGCCGACCGGGACCGCGTTCTGGACACCGTCCGTCACCGCATCGGTGACCTCGACGCGACCGTGAGCGTCGCACCGAGCCTGCTCGCCGACTGGCTCGCCGTCGACCAGTCGGGACGGCAGGCCCTGACCACCCTCGGACTGCCGCCGGGCAGAGACAACCACACCGCCGAGAAGTCGGCTCCACCACCGCCCCCGGCAGAACCCCGCCCGGCTCACCGAGCGCACACGCTGCCCGCCGCGCAGCGCTGGCGGCTGCTGCTCGGCCGCCGCCCCGACGACCTGCCACCGCACGCCCGCCGACTCGCCACCGCACTCGACGAGCTGTACGGCAGCGGCAGGGGAGAAGGCTCCCACACCGCCGCCGGACATGGCGGTGGGCGACAACCCGCATACCCGCAGGTGCGGGACTGGGCCGACGACCTCGAAGCGCTGTTCGGCGCCGCGGTACGCGACGAGGTGCTCGCCCGCGCCGCCGAACGCGGACGCGCCGACGCCCTGCTCACCATCGCACCCGAAGACGTCCGACCCTCTGTGGAACTGCTGCACACCGTGCTGGCGCTGGCCGGCGGACTTCCCGAGGCGCGGCTCAACCGACTGCGCCCACTCGTCGCCAGGCTCGTCACCGAGCTGACCGCGCAGTTGGCCCGACAGATCCGACCGGCACTGACCGGGCTCGCCACACCACGACGCACCCGCCGACCCACCGGGCGCCTCGACCTCGGCTCCACCGTGCACGCCAACCTGCACACCGCACACCTCGACTCAGACGGCGCAGCGCAGATCCGCCCCGAAAGGTTCGTCTTCCGCAGCCGCGGTCGACGCAGCGTCGACTGGCAGATCATCCTCCTCGTCGACGTATCCGGGTCGATGGAACCGTCCACAATCTGGGCGGCGCTGACCGCGTCCGTCCTCGCCGGCGTGACGACCCTACGAACCCACTTCGTCACCTTCTCCACCGAGGTTGTCGACCTCACCGACCGGGTCGCCGACCCGCTCAGCCTGCTGTTGGAAATCAGCGTCGGCGGCGGCACCCACATCGCCGCCGCCCTGCGCTACGCCCGGCAGATCGTCACCACCCCCAGCCGCAGCCTCGTCGTGCTCGTCAGCGACTTCGAAGAGGGGCATCCCATCGGCGGACTACTGGCCGCCGTCCGGGCGCTCGCCGACGACGGGGTCACCCTGCTCGGCTGCGCCAGCCTCGACGACCGGGGCCAACCCCGCTACAGCACCGCCGTCGCCGGGCAACTCGTGGCCGCCGGGATGCCCATCGCCGCGCTAAGTCCCACCGAGCTCGCCCGCTGGATCGGAGACCAGGTCCGATGA
- a CDS encoding ATP-binding protein, with amino-acid sequence MLSELLAAAVCGTSALAVQGTAGTTEEQLRYGWNYALLLAKGPSREALVPSPVLTAMTTGAVARVEEITRCLPEVQDALVSILSDRRLVLPELPDDSVAYAAPGFCVIATANLRDRGVSEMSAALKRRFNFEVVPPIADFDAEVALVTRQARTTVERVGAAYTVDEAVLETLVTAFRDLRTGSTVEGWEVERPSSVMSTAEAVAVAASIGLSTAYLPGPDPLSLLPGHLVGVVRKDDPADHARLLAYWDGALRRRAEAGGRMWRQLWEQRDVLRD; translated from the coding sequence ATGCTGTCCGAGCTGCTCGCCGCTGCCGTGTGCGGCACAAGTGCCCTGGCCGTGCAGGGTACGGCCGGCACGACCGAGGAACAGCTGCGCTACGGCTGGAACTACGCGCTCCTGCTGGCCAAGGGGCCGTCCCGGGAGGCACTGGTGCCCTCGCCGGTGCTCACCGCGATGACCACCGGTGCCGTCGCCCGGGTCGAGGAAATCACCCGCTGCCTGCCCGAGGTGCAGGACGCACTGGTGTCGATCCTGTCCGACCGTCGGTTGGTCCTGCCCGAACTCCCCGACGACTCCGTGGCCTACGCGGCTCCTGGCTTCTGCGTCATCGCCACGGCCAACCTGCGAGACCGGGGCGTGTCCGAGATGTCCGCGGCGTTGAAACGGCGGTTCAACTTCGAGGTGGTGCCTCCGATCGCCGACTTCGACGCCGAGGTCGCCCTCGTCACCCGGCAGGCCCGCACTACCGTGGAACGGGTCGGCGCCGCGTACACGGTGGACGAGGCGGTGCTGGAGACCCTGGTGACCGCCTTCCGCGACCTGCGCACCGGCAGCACCGTCGAGGGCTGGGAGGTGGAACGTCCGTCCTCGGTCATGAGCACCGCCGAAGCGGTCGCCGTCGCCGCGTCGATCGGCCTGTCCACCGCGTACCTGCCCGGCCCGGACCCGTTGTCGCTGCTGCCCGGGCACCTGGTGGGTGTCGTACGCAAGGACGACCCGGCCGACCATGCGCGGCTGTTGGCGTACTGGGACGGCGCCCTGCGCCGCCGCGCCGAGGCCGGCGGCCGGATGTGGCGGCAGCTGTGGGAACAGCGCGATGTCCTGCGTGACTGA
- a CDS encoding DUF4132 domain-containing protein — protein MGWLAAGADYEVSLERGKVIARNRQGRLLKGLPKALRDTDVVVGLRQLSEWLKRHEVSCRREVEQWMVRSLPVPTTVICEVWADEAWRTSLRDLVVVPIDGAGRWDTDRAGLLRDADPEKGLGVVDLDGESGRLTAVQVVLPHPVGLPDLADLREFAADLGVRQETLQLFREVWALPESLDERRRDLPRYAGGRYKELRHVQARATSAGYRVQGGAASVRVWEDGVPMVASVWIGEGDPLYETEIGPLYFTDPEGEAVALAAVGPVAWSEGMRMAANLHAGRVVDEDGERA, from the coding sequence ATGGGCTGGCTGGCGGCCGGTGCCGACTACGAGGTGAGCCTGGAACGCGGGAAGGTGATCGCGCGTAACCGCCAGGGCAGGCTGCTCAAAGGCCTACCGAAGGCTCTGCGTGACACCGATGTGGTCGTCGGCTTGCGGCAACTCTCGGAGTGGTTGAAGCGGCACGAGGTTTCCTGCCGGCGGGAGGTCGAGCAGTGGATGGTGCGGTCGCTGCCCGTGCCGACCACCGTGATCTGCGAGGTGTGGGCAGACGAGGCATGGCGAACGTCGCTGCGTGATCTGGTCGTCGTGCCGATCGACGGTGCGGGGCGATGGGACACCGACCGTGCGGGGCTGCTGCGTGACGCGGACCCCGAGAAAGGTCTCGGTGTGGTGGACCTGGACGGCGAGAGTGGCCGGCTCACCGCCGTGCAGGTCGTCCTGCCGCATCCGGTTGGTCTGCCTGATCTGGCAGATCTGCGGGAGTTCGCCGCGGACCTGGGGGTGCGGCAGGAGACGCTGCAGTTGTTCCGGGAGGTGTGGGCGCTGCCGGAGTCACTCGACGAACGGCGGCGCGACCTGCCCCGATACGCCGGGGGCCGCTACAAGGAGTTGCGCCATGTGCAGGCGCGGGCGACGTCGGCGGGCTATCGCGTGCAGGGTGGCGCGGCGTCGGTGCGGGTGTGGGAGGACGGTGTCCCGATGGTCGCGTCGGTGTGGATCGGCGAGGGCGACCCGCTGTACGAGACCGAGATCGGCCCGCTCTATTTCACCGATCCGGAGGGGGAGGCGGTGGCGTTGGCGGCGGTGGGGCCGGTGGCGTGGTCGGAAGGAATGCGGATGGCGGCGAATCTTCACGCCGGACGGGTTGTCGACGAGGACGGTGAGCGGGCGTGA
- the der gene encoding ribosome biogenesis GTPase Der has translation MSEGAGWVELREPDVAVEEPTGPQPVVAVVGRPNVGKSTLVNRIIGRRQAVVEDVPGVTRDRVPYDAQWNGRAFTVVDTGGWEPDAKDRAAAIAAQAETAVVTADVVLFVVDAMVGSTDVDEAAVKMLRRSAKPVILVANKADNTAIEMEATSLWSLGLGEPFPVSALHGRGSGDLLDAILAALPEAPAIVENRPRGPRRVALVGRPNVGKSSLLNRFSGEERAVVDSVAGTTVDPVDSLVEIGGQTWQLVDTAGLRKRVGKASGTEYYASLRTAAAIEAAEVAVVLLDSSEPISEQDQRILSMVTESGRALVIAFNKWDLVDADRRYYLDKEIDRELRRIPWAIRLNLSAMTGRAVDKLAPALNKALASWETRVPTAQLNQWLTALVQATPHPVRGGRAPRILFATQAGVAPPRFVLFTTGPLDAGYQRFVERKLREEFGYEGSPIEISVRPRKKLGPGGRGKAHG, from the coding sequence ATGAGCGAGGGTGCGGGATGGGTGGAGCTGCGTGAGCCGGACGTCGCCGTCGAGGAGCCGACCGGCCCGCAGCCGGTGGTGGCCGTCGTCGGTCGCCCCAATGTGGGCAAGTCCACGCTGGTCAACCGGATCATCGGCCGCCGGCAGGCGGTCGTCGAGGACGTACCCGGGGTGACCCGGGACCGGGTGCCGTACGACGCGCAGTGGAACGGCCGGGCGTTCACCGTGGTGGACACCGGCGGTTGGGAACCGGACGCGAAGGACCGGGCCGCGGCCATCGCGGCGCAGGCCGAGACCGCCGTGGTCACCGCGGACGTGGTGCTCTTCGTCGTCGACGCGATGGTGGGCTCCACCGACGTGGACGAGGCCGCGGTGAAGATGCTGCGGCGCAGCGCCAAGCCGGTGATCCTGGTGGCGAACAAGGCCGACAACACCGCCATCGAGATGGAGGCCACCTCGCTGTGGTCGCTGGGCCTCGGCGAGCCGTTCCCGGTCTCCGCGCTACACGGGCGCGGCTCCGGCGACCTGCTGGACGCCATCCTCGCCGCGCTGCCCGAGGCACCGGCGATCGTGGAGAACCGGCCGCGCGGGCCGCGTCGGGTCGCGCTGGTCGGCCGCCCGAACGTGGGCAAGTCCAGCCTGCTCAACCGGTTCTCCGGTGAGGAGCGCGCGGTCGTCGACTCGGTCGCCGGCACCACCGTCGACCCGGTGGACAGCCTGGTCGAGATCGGCGGCCAGACCTGGCAGCTGGTGGACACCGCAGGCCTGCGCAAGCGGGTCGGTAAGGCCAGCGGCACCGAGTACTACGCCAGCCTTCGTACCGCCGCCGCCATCGAGGCCGCCGAAGTGGCCGTGGTGCTGCTCGACTCCAGCGAACCGATCAGCGAGCAGGACCAGCGGATCCTGTCCATGGTCACCGAGAGCGGCCGCGCGCTGGTCATCGCGTTCAACAAGTGGGACCTGGTCGACGCCGACCGCCGGTACTACCTCGACAAGGAGATCGACCGGGAACTGCGCCGCATCCCCTGGGCGATCCGGTTGAACCTGTCGGCGATGACCGGCCGAGCGGTCGACAAGCTGGCCCCGGCGCTGAACAAGGCGCTGGCCAGCTGGGAGACCCGGGTGCCGACCGCACAGCTCAACCAGTGGCTCACCGCGCTGGTACAGGCCACCCCGCACCCGGTGCGCGGTGGGCGCGCGCCGCGGATCCTGTTCGCCACCCAGGCCGGGGTGGCGCCGCCGCGGTTCGTGCTCTTCACCACCGGCCCGCTGGACGCCGGCTACCAGCGCTTCGTCGAGCGCAAGCTCCGCGAGGAGTTCGGGTACGAGGGCAGCCCGATCGAGATCTCGGTCCGCCCGCGCAAGAAGCTCGGCCCCGGCGGACGAGGCAAGGCGCACGGCTGA
- the cmk gene encoding (d)CMP kinase — MEQNVRAGRCVVAVDGPSGSGKSTVSRRLAVGIGARYLDTGAMYRAITWAVLRSGVDLTDAASVAKVAGEVDLRIGTDPQGYGVTADGVSVDAEIRGPEVTGAVSAVAAVPAVRELLVARQREMIANAGRMVIEGRDIGSVVAPDADLKVFLTASEAARAARRSAEDAADVAATAADLARRDRLDSTRKVNPLAQAPDAVVLDTTELGIDEVVARLRDLLTERGVA, encoded by the coding sequence GTGGAGCAAAACGTACGGGCCGGGCGATGTGTGGTCGCTGTGGACGGGCCGTCCGGTTCGGGTAAGTCCACCGTCTCGCGGCGCCTCGCCGTTGGCATCGGTGCACGCTACCTGGACACCGGGGCGATGTACCGGGCGATCACGTGGGCCGTGTTGCGCTCCGGCGTGGACCTCACCGACGCCGCGTCGGTGGCGAAGGTCGCCGGCGAGGTGGACCTGCGCATCGGCACCGACCCCCAGGGGTACGGCGTGACAGCCGACGGCGTCAGCGTGGACGCGGAGATCCGCGGCCCCGAGGTGACCGGGGCGGTTTCCGCCGTCGCCGCGGTGCCGGCGGTCCGCGAGCTGCTGGTCGCCCGGCAGCGCGAGATGATCGCCAACGCCGGCCGGATGGTGATCGAGGGCCGGGACATCGGCTCGGTCGTGGCGCCGGACGCCGACCTGAAGGTCTTCCTGACCGCCTCCGAGGCAGCTCGGGCGGCCCGGCGCAGCGCCGAGGACGCGGCCGACGTGGCGGCCACCGCCGCCGACCTGGCCCGCCGGGACCGGCTCGACTCCACCCGCAAGGTCAACCCGCTCGCCCAGGCGCCGGACGCCGTGGTGCTGGACACCACCGAGCTGGGCATCGACGAGGTCGTGGCCCGGCTGCGCGACCTGCTCACCGAACGGGGCGTGGCATGA
- a CDS encoding pseudouridine synthase produces MRPDNRSPKPDAPVFEGAERLQKVLAAAGVGSRRACEDLIFRRRVTVDGRVAKLGDKVDPATAVIHVDGERLQVDTRLVYVAMNKPRGVVTTMADDKGRNELAEFIGNRVEQRVYHVGRLDADSEGLLLLTNDGTLAHKLMHPSYEVLKTYLAEVVGPIPRNLSKRLLAGVELEDGPVKVDSFKVVDTLGKSAQVELSLHEGRKHIVRRLMEEVGHPVTRLVRTSIGPIRLGELRTGRLRRLTNAEVAALFNAVGD; encoded by the coding sequence ATGCGACCCGATAACCGTTCCCCGAAACCCGACGCCCCCGTCTTTGAGGGGGCCGAGCGCCTGCAGAAGGTGCTCGCCGCCGCCGGCGTGGGTTCCCGGCGCGCCTGCGAGGACCTGATCTTCCGCCGCAGGGTGACGGTCGACGGCCGCGTCGCCAAGCTCGGCGACAAGGTCGACCCGGCCACCGCCGTGATCCACGTGGACGGCGAGCGCCTGCAGGTCGACACCCGCCTGGTCTACGTGGCGATGAACAAGCCGCGCGGGGTGGTCACCACCATGGCGGACGACAAGGGACGCAACGAGCTGGCCGAGTTCATCGGCAACCGGGTGGAGCAGCGGGTCTACCACGTCGGGCGGCTCGACGCGGACAGCGAGGGCCTGCTGCTGCTCACCAACGACGGCACCCTCGCGCACAAGCTCATGCACCCCTCGTACGAGGTGCTCAAGACCTACCTCGCCGAGGTGGTCGGGCCGATCCCGCGCAACCTGAGCAAGCGGCTGCTGGCCGGCGTCGAGCTGGAGGACGGGCCGGTCAAGGTCGACTCGTTCAAGGTGGTGGACACTCTGGGTAAATCCGCCCAGGTGGAGCTGAGCCTGCACGAGGGTCGCAAGCACATCGTCCGGCGGTTGATGGAGGAGGTCGGCCACCCGGTCACCCGGTTGGTGCGTACCTCGATCGGCCCCATCCGGCTCGGTGAACTGCGCACCGGCCGGCTCCGGCGGTTGACCAACGCCGAGGTCGCGGCCCTGTTCAACGCTGTGGGTGACTGA
- the scpB gene encoding SMC-Scp complex subunit ScpB has protein sequence MSDEERRDSLADQAAAWVPPWERPRPPAPTTPEVDETTAETDKDPVEGPTPDTAVPAQSTAEDLGAEPPLQEPESSTIAGAASAGGLEPGAGESDAPVVGEGGAGDVPPGPVVGRRRAPAAPEPAPELSDAELRGALEAILLVVDEPVSELVLAQVVEQPAERVGPMLDEIAAGYTAAGHGFELRRAAGGWRLYTRPEYATYVERFVLDGQSVRLTQAALETLAVVAYKQPVTRSRISAIRGVNCDGVIRTLVTRGLVEECGTEPDSGAFLYRTTTLFLEKLGLNTVDELPPLAPFLPDDVEELADATR, from the coding sequence ATGAGTGACGAGGAACGCCGGGACTCCCTGGCCGATCAGGCCGCCGCCTGGGTTCCCCCGTGGGAGCGCCCCCGCCCGCCCGCTCCCACCACCCCCGAGGTCGACGAAACCACCGCGGAAACCGACAAGGACCCCGTGGAAGGCCCAACCCCGGACACCGCAGTCCCCGCCCAGTCGACCGCGGAAGATCTTGGAGCCGAACCGCCCCTCCAGGAGCCGGAATCTTCCACGATCGCGGGTGCGGCGAGCGCGGGCGGGCTTGAGCCGGGCGCGGGGGAGTCGGACGCGCCGGTCGTGGGGGAGGGCGGGGCTGGGGACGTACCCCCTGGGCCGGTTGTGGGGCGGCGCAGGGCGCCGGCCGCGCCGGAGCCCGCGCCGGAGCTGTCCGACGCCGAGCTGCGCGGCGCGCTGGAGGCGATCCTGCTGGTCGTCGACGAGCCGGTCAGCGAGCTGGTCCTGGCCCAGGTCGTCGAGCAGCCGGCCGAGCGGGTCGGGCCGATGCTCGACGAGATCGCCGCCGGTTACACCGCCGCCGGGCACGGTTTCGAGCTGCGCCGGGCCGCCGGCGGCTGGCGGCTCTACACCCGGCCGGAATACGCGACCTATGTCGAACGGTTCGTGTTGGACGGGCAGTCCGTACGGCTGACCCAGGCGGCGCTGGAGACCCTCGCCGTGGTCGCCTACAAGCAGCCGGTGACCCGATCGCGCATCTCGGCCATCCGGGGTGTGAACTGCGACGGGGTCATCCGTACGCTGGTCACCCGCGGCCTTGTCGAGGAGTGCGGCACCGAACCGGACAGCGGGGCGTTCCTCTACCGGACCACCACGCTGTTCCTGGAGAAGCTCGGGCTGAACACCGTCGACGAGCTGCCGCCACTCGCACCCTTCCTGCCCGACGACGTAGAAGAGCTTGCCGATGCGACCCGATAA
- a CDS encoding segregation and condensation protein A: protein MTAPPLDPPAGPHEAAAPAVAAELAAEVDGVLPAEPASASGFTVRLANFTGPFDLLLQLIGKHKLDVTEVALHKVTDEFIAYIRAMGDKWDLDEASEFLLIAATLLDLKAARLLPAADVEDEADLALLEARDLLFARLLQYKAYKEAAAHIAELEAVGGRRYPRAVSLEPRYAEALPDLVLGIGPQRLLKLAVKAMTPKPVPEVSIAHVHMVRVSVREHAGILAARLRRAGTATFSLLCADCEVTLEVVARFLALLELYREGLVAFVQEQALEELTVRWTGPTDGDTELHVDEYAGSPADPEAAGAAGLDPAVAAEPDPAGPDRAGDAEGSDGTGTTEGERDE, encoded by the coding sequence GTGACCGCGCCACCCCTCGACCCGCCGGCCGGGCCGCACGAGGCCGCGGCCCCGGCGGTCGCCGCCGAGCTGGCCGCCGAGGTCGACGGCGTGCTGCCCGCCGAACCGGCGAGCGCCTCCGGCTTCACCGTGCGGCTGGCCAACTTCACCGGCCCGTTCGACCTGCTGCTGCAACTGATCGGCAAGCACAAACTCGATGTCACCGAGGTGGCCCTGCACAAGGTCACCGACGAGTTCATCGCCTACATCCGGGCCATGGGCGACAAGTGGGACCTCGACGAGGCCAGCGAGTTCCTGCTGATCGCCGCCACCCTGCTCGATTTGAAGGCGGCCCGGCTGCTGCCCGCCGCCGACGTGGAGGACGAGGCCGACCTCGCCCTGCTGGAGGCGCGGGACCTGCTGTTCGCCCGGCTGTTGCAGTACAAGGCGTACAAGGAGGCCGCCGCGCACATCGCCGAGCTGGAGGCGGTCGGCGGTCGGCGCTATCCGCGGGCGGTCAGCCTGGAACCCCGGTACGCCGAGGCGCTGCCCGACCTGGTGCTCGGCATCGGCCCGCAGCGGCTGTTGAAGCTGGCCGTGAAGGCGATGACCCCGAAGCCGGTGCCGGAGGTCTCCATCGCCCACGTGCACATGGTCCGGGTCAGCGTCCGGGAACACGCGGGGATCCTCGCCGCCCGGCTGCGCCGCGCCGGGACGGCCACCTTCTCGCTGCTCTGCGCCGACTGCGAGGTCACCCTGGAGGTGGTGGCCCGGTTCCTGGCGCTGCTGGAGCTGTACCGGGAGGGGCTGGTGGCGTTCGTGCAGGAGCAGGCTCTGGAGGAGCTGACCGTGCGCTGGACCGGCCCGACCGACGGCGACACCGAGCTGCACGTCGACGAGTACGCCGGCAGCCCGGCCGACCCGGAGGCGGCGGGCGCGGCGGGGCTGGATCCGGCGGTTGCGGCCGAGCCGGATCCGGCGGGCCCCGACCGGGCGGGGGATGCTGAGGGGTCGGACGGGACGGGAACGACGGAGGGGGAGCGCGATGAGTGA